AAAGCTTTTGTCCATACAGATataccaggaggaggaggaggagccccAAACCCCCTCCAATCTATAGCTTCATTCTGCCTggagagcaaaaagaaaacaaaaaaaaaaagtgaaaatgtagcAGTGCTATGCAGCCTCATTGGCTCACGGAAATATTAAGTCTATTCATGCTCTGTTTTGTCTAGAACAGATGGAGTGGCTGTGGGAAACTAAGTTTGAATTATTTTGATGTGGGTGTTGGTTGTAGCAACTACTTACGTACTGCAAAATTATTtctataatattatattaatttgtGTGAGGTTACAGTTTATTCATGAAGGCTAAACCATGATGGGGAGACATAAAATATATACGCTATAAATGGTTTTCAAAGCACTGTAGGTCATTATTGCCTTGATAgcttcctattttttttttttattttttttttgacagtgtaTGGACACACTACCAAACCAGTTTGTTTGGTAAATTAAATGTATaatcttaaaatatattttttgactatgtacaaatttttttttaaatcaaaattaataTTGTCAAAGTGAATATTCAAACAAGCTTGTGCTTATGAATACCTTGAGGAGTTAAAGGGCCATAGAGCACAATCTAGTGTATCTGGTGGTACATTTTATACGCTATATTGGTTCATTAATGTATAATAATCTTAAATACTGACTGGGATGAATTACTGCCTTGCTCCATGAGCTGCTTCTGCCCCTCCATCTACTGTCATGACGCAGAGAACCCGGAAGACGTGTGTTCGCTGTCAATGCCAAAGACGGGGAGGAGGCActgagagataaaaaaaaaaaaaaaaaacacatttaagacAAGATGGCAGGACTGCCCCGCAGGATCACAAAGGTAATCATTTCACACTTTAAACCGCAGCATGTCTAACTTTTATGCCATGGCTACAACTCTACCTGCACAGTGTAAACTCCCACTGCTTTGCTGGTACGCCCGGTTAACTGTTTTGTGTGCTACCATTAGCATCCACCTCGCTAACGTTACTTGGATAAAGTAACCTCCGTTTCATTCCTTTGCCGAGATACACCTAGACACGGTGGGTTAAAAGGACAGCAACGCATTGTAAAACAAATATAGATAATGTGTTGCATGCCGGCATTATGTCTTCTAAATATTCTTTATAAGCACAGTAGAGTTCTCAAGTTGCTTCTCATCATATCGTGGTGcagactgaatgactgactAAGCAGGCTAATGATGCTATCCTCGGCTAGTTTGTTAGCTtcgtttgtttttaatgatggCAACAGCAACATCCAACAAGCTAATGCTAACCTGTTAGCTTCATACTCCGAGTACTGTGCATATCTTTTAAGCACACATAAGCTGAGATGGGTTGTTTgtgtcttgttgttttttcctattgaaattattttgctgtttaagGCTAGCTTCTTTAGCTTAGCGCTACCTGCTAGCTATTAGTTAAATTAAACGTTAGTACCATAACTTTGAGCTGTATTAGCAAGTGTTGAATATGTAGCGAACCAAACGGTTATGCTCAGCGTGCAAAAGATGCTGCTGCTTTTAAGAAGAGCTGCCCCCTGTACACACTTCACAACTAAAGCCTCATGTTACTCACAGACTAATACAGTGGATTACAGCTACATTCATCTGTCATGACAGCCTTTATACTAACtaattgatttcattttatttcagtgtcatcatgacatttcagtggaCTAAGTTTTGAGAGGGGCTCTGGTTACTTGGCATATGGCTTGCTTGTGTTGTTGTGAAGCTTTCTTTTCCAGTGCAGGTTGcaatttatgttttcattatgtaTTAATTAATACAAGCtatattaaaattcattttttctataaaatggcaaaaatattAAGTTCCCAGAGACGAGGGTGATGTGTTGAAAGCTGACCAGCCACcgcaaatatttaatttataattgTATGAAACATAGAAAAGCTGGCCTGTCTTCTATTTGTGAACCTAATAAGTGACTAATTTTCATTCAGCCAAGACTGGAGTTGACTCTTCATTCTTATAccttaatttttaatttttatctgtgactaaaggttttgttttgtttgtattccTGCCACTCCTGTGCACCCTGTAGATTGTTCAAATTTTGGAGCAGTGCATGCTGCTAGTCTTCTTGATACCTTCATTTTTACCTCTTACCTACAAGCTTCACTGAAACCactaacttttcttttttctttgtggtaCCTTTACAGAGCCcttaatgtaaatatgaaaataacaaTGTATTCTGTATATTTGTGTAGATAAACCAGATATACTGGAAATAAAGCTTATGATTTGTAAAGGAGTGTGCTTATCATGTACTgattttttacattacattaaacacttaggaaataTGAATGATGTGTAAGAGAAGATTGCACAGGTGGGTTAGTAAGCAGACTGCAGACTAGTGTTGCTGGGAAAAGGTGGCAGGGTTGGGATGGGAACAGTACTTAACGTACCAAGCCCTTGAGCCCTCAGAGCGTGTGACTGGAGCTGGGAGCCCCTCTGCcgtctgtgttttcactgcatggTTTTGTCTGTGGGTTATCTGAAACATTTCAGGAATCTCACTCCCATTTGCATCCAGGAAAAGAACATCAAAAACAATGGGTCCTGGCTTTTGCCAAGCTTCACTCGATTTCTTATGTAGTCggctgttatttatttattgctctGTTGTAATCAGGCTTGATGCTTTTAATAAACAAGTCTGCATTTGAAACCAGTAGCATGGGAATACCAGGTTTTTAGATTAGAAAATAATCAAAGGGCCTCATATAGTATCAGTACTACAGTTTGGTGAATACAGAATGTACAGAGAAGAGTTGGAGAAAAGTGACGTTTATATATGAATTGCTAAAAGAATCTCTCAAGCGTGCCACTCAGTGCTACATCATGCAAATCAGATACCTGCTCCTCTTTCACAGCAAAGATGTCTGTTTCTGTGGGTCACTTGGTTGACACGATTCAGGAGAAGCCTTGCTGCAGTGGCTTATGGGAATGAAAGTAATAGTCTCCTGCGGTGCTGTAGCTGAGTCAGTGTCACCTCTAAAAGACAAATACATACTGCACACAGTCTTCAGAATTACAGGAGTGAGCCACTGTTGCAGTCACAGCTACCCTTGCCTCTGTGATAAATGATAAAAGCCAAGCAGACCGCAGACCGTAGTCCATCGCCTGCCTGCCAACTCTGTTGTTAGAACAGTAATGACTCCCTTTTATGATAATTTTATATAATAGTAAACATATTTTATCAATTTCACATGAAATTCTGGGTTGTTTCGTTTGGCTGGGTAATATAGTAGCACCAACGTATagttaatttctttctttctttttctatacCAGGAAACTCAGCGTTTGCTTGCAGAGCCTGTCCCAGGCATCAAGGCTGAGCCAGATGAAGGCAATGCCCGCTACTTTCACGTGGTCATTGCTGGACCTCAGGACTCACCTTTTGAGGGGGGCACATTTAAACTTGAACTCTTTTTACCAGAGGAATATCCCATGGCAGCTCCTAAAGTACGCTTCATGACCAAAATATATCATCCCAATGTAGACAAGTTGGGAAGAATATGTCTAGACATTTTGAAAGGTAAGTCGGTactctgaaatatcactgttcaaaatcaaaaactaCTCTGGAGACAgcaaactgcagctgttgttaTG
This is a stretch of genomic DNA from Scatophagus argus isolate fScaArg1 chromosome 7, fScaArg1.pri, whole genome shotgun sequence. It encodes these proteins:
- the ube2na gene encoding ubiquitin-conjugating enzyme E2Na → MAGLPRRITKETQRLLAEPVPGIKAEPDEGNARYFHVVIAGPQDSPFEGGTFKLELFLPEEYPMAAPKVRFMTKIYHPNVDKLGRICLDILKDKWSPALQIRTVLLSIQALLSAPNPDDPLANDVAEKWKSSEAEAIETAKTWTRLYANKTEV